From a single Lytechinus variegatus isolate NC3 chromosome 9, Lvar_3.0, whole genome shotgun sequence genomic region:
- the LOC121421642 gene encoding E3 ubiquitin-protein ligase TRIM31-like — translation MAEALKTVISQSTECPVCLSTFTDPKILSCSHTFCKTCLDNLLECHGNCQIRCPVCRAVTQVPNQDVGKLQVNLALKSLIEDMEGHPQICTNCKSNDKSHAAVYCQDCGNYLCISCLNTHSQWKGFIDHEVIAMSEISSGKVSVRKYRKCRKHPKEDEGCFCSSCRRFTCFRCVVMEHTGEGHKVIEGTAYEDKHTKGIEELKSKVDKKQSCFQKYIDFIDEQTKSVDSAKKQCTSDINKAYDDAVRQLTVKRESLVREVKETTEGVKKELESMKTTAKKYINQLTTMAEMVTKKIKIPLDMDTLAAHDTLCEELREVFDQKDPDYEQPKKSGIKGKSVMFKRNVGMGELGLGKIVNVVERNVALPTNKTFNEKDVSLPTYNIDNVKKVALPFGIHAVVGTPDGRMAVGCDTGGMNIFSTDGQLQQTVLKDVKILGVGFLSDGRCVVIDTSNNITLYTPEYTQLNVMFKTLSKDEGGIPRLTVDGDDLIYVSYWRALKIQVFSTAGGRAVREIPCNAYEPRQITSYHGSLIISSLYAIRLIDKQGAVQHKLKNQGSFLCAAVSQWNTILIAKVKHGEGLVSIDEYTNELRHIRNFVNNFKIEKPELYWYYLQQYRSGEIAFCPWDRLYIFR, via the coding sequence ATGGCTGAAGCATTAAAGACTGTCATCTCCCAGAGTACAGAGTGTCCAGTGTGTCTTTCTACCTTCACCGATCCCAAGATCCTGTCTTGTTCTCACACTTTCTGCAAGACTTGCCTGGACAACCTCTTAGAGTGTCACGGTAACTGCCAGATCCGATGCCCTGTCTGCAGAGCTGTGACCCAGGTCCCAAACCAAGATGTCGGCAAACTACAGGTAAATCTTGCTTTGAAGAGTCTGATAGAGGATATGGAGGGCCATCCTCAGATTTGCACAAATTGTAAATCAAATGACAAATCCCATGCTGCTGTCTACTGCCAAGACTGTGGCAACTATCTCTGCATCTCTTGTCTTAATACGCACTCTCAATGGAAAGGCTTTATCGATCATGAAGTCATTGCCATGAGTGAGATCTCATCAGGGAAGGTTTCAGTCCGTAAATACcggaaatgcaggaaacatccaAAAGAAGACGAGGGTTGCTTCTGTTCCAGCTGCAGGAGATTCACATGCTTCAGGTGTGTTGTTATGGAACATACGGGGGAAGGACACAAGGTCATCGAGGGAACAGCTTACGAGGACAAACACACGAAGGGTATCGAAGAACTTAAATCAAAGGTGGACAAGAAACAATCATGCTTTCAGAAGTACATTGATTTTATAGATGAACAGACTAAAAGTGTTGACAGTGCCAAGAAACAGTGTACAAGTGACATTAATAAAGCATATGATGATGCAGTCCGGCAGTTGACAGTAAAGAGGGAAAGTCTAGTAAGAGAAGTCAAGGAAACGACCGAAGGAGTAAAGAAAGAACTGGAAAGCATGAAGACCACGGCTAAGAAGTACATCAATCAGTTGACGACCATGGCTGAAATGGTAACTAAGAAAATAAAGATTCCATTAGATATGGATACTTTGGCTGCACACGACACTCTGTGTGAAGAGTTACGAGAGGTCTTTGATCAAAAGGATCCTGACTACGAGCAGCCGAAGAAATCGGGCATAAAGGGGAAAAGTGTCATGTTCAAGAGAAATGTTGGAATGGGTGAGCTAGGCCTTGGAAAGATTGTGAATGTAGTTGAAAGAAACGTCGCCTTACCCactaataaaacatttaatgaaaagGACGTTTCTTTGCCTActtataatattgataatgtaaAGAAAGTTGCCTTGCCATTTGGCATACATGCCGTGGTTGGTACACCAGACGGTAGGATGGCCGTAGGATGTGATACAGGTGGCATGAATATCTTCTCCACTGATGGTCAGCTTCAGCAGACAGTTCTGAAGGATGTTAAAATATTGGGGGTAGGGTTCCTTTCTGATGGTCGATGCGTTgtgattgatacttcaaacaaCATTACACTGTACACACCAGAGTACACACAATTGAATGTAATGTTTAAGACTCTAAGTAAAGATGAAGGTGGGATTCCTCGTCTCactgttgatggtgatgatctgATCTATGTGAGCTACTGGAGAGCCCTGAAGATCCAGGTATTTTCAACAGCAGGTGGGCGAGCAGTCAGGGAGATACCATGCAACGCGTATGAACCTCGGCAAATCACTAGTTACCATGGTTCTCTTATCATTTCATCATTGTATGCTATCAGATTGATAGACAAACAGGGTGCTGTACAACATAAATTAAAGAATCAGGGTAGTTTCCTTTGCGCTGCTGTATCTCAATGGAATACAATCCTGATAGCCAAGGTGAAGCATGGTGAAGGTTTGGTGAGCATTGACGAGTATACAAATGAACTAAGGCACATTCGAAACTTTGTTAATAATTTCAAGATTGAGAAGCCTGAGCTATATTGGTATTACCTCCAGCAGTACCGATCAGGAGAGATCGCTTTCTGCCCTTGGGATAGACTGTATATATTCCgctga